The following are encoded in a window of Emcibacter sp. SYSU 3D8 genomic DNA:
- a CDS encoding DUF1003 domain-containing protein, with translation MAEISQEIPAAKVKKSSEQYYFRFHLPHAHLAPVFGDDWFSLRAEAFARFFGTPGFLIGQTLIVVCWIVANEMGLVEFDIYPFILLNLAFSLQAAYAAPLILLAQTRQADRDKANAQADAQHREDMNTANAERQLFSTQQTTLLLEMMRENTQLTEDVRNLTEKVEKLIGEIHRSVCPPQPT, from the coding sequence ATGGCCGAAATCTCCCAGGAAATACCTGCCGCCAAGGTCAAGAAATCCAGCGAGCAATATTATTTCCGGTTTCACCTTCCCCATGCCCATCTGGCCCCGGTCTTTGGCGACGACTGGTTTTCACTCCGGGCGGAAGCCTTTGCCCGGTTCTTCGGCACGCCGGGCTTTCTTATCGGCCAGACGCTGATCGTCGTTTGCTGGATCGTCGCCAATGAAATGGGGCTCGTCGAATTCGACATTTACCCCTTCATCCTGCTCAACCTGGCGTTCAGCCTCCAGGCCGCCTATGCCGCGCCGCTGATCCTGCTGGCCCAGACCCGGCAGGCCGACCGCGACAAGGCCAACGCCCAGGCCGACGCGCAGCACCGTGAGGACATGAACACCGCCAACGCCGAGCGCCAGCTGTTTTCCACGCAGCAGACCACGCTGCTGCTCGAGATGATGCGCGAGAACACCCAACTTACCGAGGATGTGCGGAATCTGACCGAGAAGGTGGAGAAGCTGATCGGCGAAATCCACCGGTCCGTCTGCCCGCCGCAGCCGACCTGA
- the coaE gene encoding dephospho-CoA kinase (Dephospho-CoA kinase (CoaE) performs the final step in coenzyme A biosynthesis.), producing the protein MILIGLTGSIGMGKSETARMFRRAGVPVYDADAAVHALMRKGGAAVKPVEAAFPGVVRDGAVDRAELGKRVFGKPEELRKLERIVHPLVGRAQRRFLQQAQARGEAVVVLDIPLLFETGGDRYVDYSVVVSAPAEVQRRRVLARPGMTEDRLNHVLALQTPDRVKRRKADFVVHSGLGKAFARQAVERILRTIRETGRARVWPGRILLRRR; encoded by the coding sequence ATGATCCTGATCGGACTGACCGGCTCCATCGGCATGGGCAAGTCGGAGACCGCCCGCATGTTCCGGCGCGCGGGCGTGCCCGTCTACGACGCCGACGCGGCGGTCCATGCGCTGATGCGCAAAGGCGGCGCGGCGGTGAAGCCGGTCGAAGCGGCGTTTCCGGGCGTGGTCCGGGATGGCGCCGTCGACCGGGCCGAACTGGGCAAGCGGGTATTCGGCAAGCCCGAGGAATTGCGCAAGCTCGAGCGCATCGTCCACCCCTTGGTGGGCCGGGCCCAGCGTCGCTTCCTGCAACAGGCGCAGGCGCGCGGCGAGGCCGTGGTGGTGCTCGATATTCCCCTATTGTTCGAGACCGGAGGCGACCGCTACGTGGATTATTCCGTGGTCGTCTCGGCACCGGCCGAGGTGCAGCGGCGCCGGGTACTCGCCCGGCCGGGCATGACCGAGGATCGCCTCAACCATGTGCTCGCCTTGCAGACTCCGGACCGGGTCAAGCGCCGGAAGGCGGACTTCGTGGTGCATTCCGGCCTCGGCAAGGCCTTTGCACGGCAGGCCGTGGAGCGTATCCTCCGCACCATCCGGGAAACCGGCCGCGCCCGGGTCTGGCCGGGCCGAATCCTGCTACGGCGGAGATAG
- a CDS encoding Maf family nucleotide pyrophosphatase, which produces MNRLVLASGSRVRAALLRQAGLEFDTCAADVDEFVTKRQMAGADPMAVAEALAAIKAVAVSPAYPGAVVIGADQMLVCGDALFDKPANLDEARSHLRRLRGRTHHLCTATALVRDGEVLWRHSERPELVMRPFSDCFIETYLSAVGDDALLSVGAYQLEGRGAQLFERVSGDFFSILGLPLLPLLAFLRHRQLIEA; this is translated from the coding sequence ATGAACCGGCTGGTGCTGGCGTCGGGCAGCCGGGTGCGCGCTGCGTTGCTCCGCCAGGCCGGACTGGAATTCGATACGTGCGCGGCAGATGTCGATGAATTCGTCACCAAGCGGCAGATGGCAGGCGCCGACCCCATGGCCGTCGCCGAAGCGCTTGCCGCCATCAAGGCCGTCGCCGTCTCGCCGGCGTATCCCGGCGCGGTAGTCATCGGTGCGGACCAGATGCTGGTCTGCGGCGACGCGCTGTTCGACAAGCCGGCCAACCTCGACGAGGCGCGCAGCCATCTGCGGCGCCTGCGCGGCCGGACCCACCATCTGTGCACCGCCACGGCCCTGGTTCGCGACGGCGAGGTGCTGTGGCGGCATAGTGAACGCCCGGAGCTTGTCATGCGGCCATTCAGCGACTGCTTTATCGAGACCTATCTGTCGGCCGTCGGCGACGATGCCCTGCTGAGCGTCGGCGCCTATCAGCTTGAAGGCCGGGGCGCGCAGCTGTTCGAGCGGGTCAGCGGCGATTTCTTCTCCATCCTGGGCTTGCCTTTGCTGCCGCTGTTGGCTTTTCTGAGACACCGCCAACTGATCGAGGCCTGA
- a CDS encoding quinone oxidoreductase produces the protein MVRAVIIDRQGPPEVMELRELALAEPGPGEVVMRNAAIGFNFLDTYQRAGVYPMKMPARMGNEAAGIVESVGAGVSDFRVGDRVATISAGPGAYAEKWIVPADTLIRLPADITFEVAAASLLKGLTAEYLLRRTYEVQPGDTILFHAAAGGVGLIACQWARHLGATVIGTAGSEAKAEIALAHGCAHVLITGRDDIPARVRQLTGGQGVPVVYDSIGKDTWEASLDCLRPRGLMVSFGNASGAVTGVNLGILAAKGSLYVTRPGINAYIAESGERDKAVSALFDVIRRGAVRIEINQTYRLDDIVRLHRDAEGRKHTGSTVILPDEPA, from the coding sequence ATGGTCCGGGCCGTGATCATCGACCGTCAGGGCCCGCCCGAGGTCATGGAACTGCGCGAACTCGCACTGGCCGAACCCGGTCCAGGCGAGGTCGTCATGCGCAATGCGGCTATCGGCTTCAACTTCCTCGACACCTACCAGCGCGCGGGCGTCTATCCCATGAAGATGCCGGCGCGCATGGGCAACGAGGCGGCCGGCATCGTCGAGTCCGTCGGTGCCGGCGTCAGCGATTTCCGGGTCGGTGATCGGGTGGCGACCATCAGCGCCGGTCCCGGGGCCTATGCCGAGAAGTGGATTGTTCCGGCCGACACCCTGATCCGTCTTCCCGCGGACATTACCTTCGAGGTTGCCGCCGCTTCGCTGCTGAAAGGCCTGACCGCTGAATACCTGCTGCGCCGGACCTACGAGGTCCAGCCCGGCGACACCATCCTGTTCCATGCAGCCGCCGGCGGCGTCGGTCTCATCGCCTGCCAGTGGGCAAGACATCTCGGCGCCACCGTCATCGGCACCGCCGGCAGCGAGGCCAAGGCCGAGATCGCCCTGGCACATGGCTGCGCTCACGTCCTGATCACCGGCCGCGACGACATCCCGGCCCGGGTGCGGCAGTTGACCGGCGGGCAGGGCGTACCGGTGGTTTACGATTCCATTGGCAAGGACACCTGGGAAGCCTCGCTCGACTGCTTGCGTCCACGCGGCCTGATGGTCAGCTTCGGCAATGCATCGGGCGCCGTCACCGGCGTCAATCTGGGCATCCTCGCGGCAAAGGGCTCGCTCTACGTCACGCGGCCCGGCATCAATGCCTACATCGCAGAGTCCGGCGAACGCGACAAGGCCGTGAGCGCGCTGTTCGATGTCATCCGCCGGGGCGCCGTCCGCATAGAAATCAATCAGACCTACCGGCTGGACGACATCGTTCGGTTGCATCGGGACGCGGAAGGCCGCAAACATACCGGTTCCACCGTCATCCTGCCTGACGAGCCGGCCTGA
- the coaA gene encoding type I pantothenate kinase: MNRKTPPIVSPYRTFTRAEWSRLREDTPLTLSPEELDQLKGLNEPISMDEVVDIYLPMSRLINLHYAASQQLFRATNRFLGLESRKVPYIIGMAGSVSVGKSTTARILRTLLSRWPDHPRVDLVPTDGFLLPNEEMERRGIMNRKGFPESYDLHAMLAFMADVKAGKHNVSAPTYSHLVYNVQPDRRLVVDVPDILIVEGLNVLQTSPAASEPMPYVSDFFDFSIYIDATEADLHQWYVERFLRLRETAFRDPQSYFHRYAMLTEAEAQDTATSIWETINLVNLRRNILPTRQRADLILRKGNDHTMESVALRGA, encoded by the coding sequence ATGAATCGCAAGACACCACCTATTGTTTCGCCGTACCGGACGTTTACCCGCGCCGAATGGTCGCGGCTGCGTGAAGATACGCCGCTCACCCTGTCGCCTGAAGAACTCGACCAGCTGAAGGGCCTCAACGAGCCCATCTCCATGGACGAGGTGGTGGACATCTATCTGCCCATGTCGCGGCTGATCAACCTGCACTACGCCGCCTCGCAGCAGCTGTTTCGCGCCACCAACCGGTTCCTCGGCCTCGAGTCGCGCAAGGTGCCCTACATCATCGGCATGGCGGGCAGCGTCTCGGTTGGCAAGAGCACCACGGCCCGCATCCTGCGGACACTGCTTAGCCGCTGGCCGGATCATCCCCGGGTGGACCTGGTGCCCACCGATGGCTTTCTGCTGCCGAACGAGGAAATGGAACGCCGCGGCATCATGAACCGCAAGGGCTTTCCCGAAAGCTACGATCTCCATGCCATGCTGGCGTTCATGGCCGACGTGAAGGCCGGCAAGCACAACGTGTCGGCACCGACCTATTCACACCTGGTCTACAACGTGCAGCCTGACAGACGGTTGGTGGTCGATGTGCCTGACATCCTGATCGTCGAGGGACTCAACGTGCTGCAGACCAGCCCGGCCGCCTCCGAGCCCATGCCCTATGTGTCGGATTTCTTCGATTTCTCGATCTATATCGACGCCACCGAGGCAGATCTGCACCAATGGTATGTGGAACGCTTCCTGCGCCTGCGGGAAACCGCGTTCCGCGATCCGCAATCCTATTTCCATCGCTATGCCATGCTGACCGAGGCCGAGGCGCAGGACACCGCCACCTCGATCTGGGAGACCATCAATCTGGTGAATCTGCGCCGCAATATCCTGCCCACCCGCCAGCGCGCCGACCTGATCCTGCGCAAGGGCAATGATCACACCATGGAATCCGTGGCGCTCAGGGGGGCGTAG
- the rho gene encoding transcription termination factor Rho codes for MNLQELKGKSPPDLLAFAEELEIENASNMRKQDMMFAILKQLAFQGEEITGSGVLEVLQDGFGFLRSPEANYLPGPDDIYLSPTQIRRFGMRTGDTIEGPIRAPKDSERYFALLKVNTINFEDTEKARHKVNFDNLTPLYPDERLVLDRSDAKGDSKNEDLSSRIIDIISPLGKGQRALVVAPPRTGKTVLLQNIAHSISANHPEVYLIVLLIDERPEEVTDMARSVKGEVISSTFDEPATRHVAVTEMVIEKAKRLVEHKRDVVILLDSITRLARAYNTVVPSSGKVLTGGVDANALQRPKRFFGAARNIEEGGSLTIIATALIDTGSRMDEVIFEEFKGTGNSEIILDRKVSDKRVFPAIDILKSGTRKEELLVDKGTLSKMWVLRRILNPMGTVDAIEFLLGKVKDSKNNADFFESMNT; via the coding sequence ATGAATCTACAAGAACTTAAGGGCAAGTCGCCGCCTGACTTGCTGGCGTTCGCCGAAGAGCTCGAAATCGAGAACGCTTCGAACATGCGCAAACAGGACATGATGTTTGCGATCCTCAAGCAACTGGCGTTTCAGGGCGAAGAGATCACCGGTAGCGGTGTGCTCGAAGTGCTGCAGGACGGGTTCGGTTTCCTGCGGTCGCCCGAGGCGAACTATCTGCCCGGTCCCGACGACATCTATCTCAGTCCGACCCAGATCCGCCGTTTCGGAATGCGGACCGGCGACACCATCGAGGGTCCGATCCGGGCACCGAAGGACAGCGAGCGCTATTTCGCACTGCTCAAGGTCAACACCATCAATTTCGAGGATACGGAGAAGGCCCGGCACAAGGTCAACTTCGACAACCTCACGCCGCTCTATCCCGACGAACGGCTGGTGCTGGATCGCAGCGATGCCAAGGGCGATTCGAAAAACGAGGATCTGAGTTCCCGGATCATCGATATCATCTCGCCACTCGGCAAGGGCCAGCGCGCCCTGGTCGTGGCGCCGCCGCGTACCGGCAAGACCGTCTTGCTGCAGAATATCGCGCATTCCATCAGCGCCAATCACCCGGAAGTCTATCTGATCGTGCTGCTCATCGACGAGCGGCCCGAGGAAGTGACCGACATGGCGCGCTCGGTAAAGGGCGAGGTCATCAGTTCGACCTTCGACGAGCCGGCAACCCGGCACGTGGCTGTCACCGAGATGGTCATCGAGAAGGCCAAGCGCCTTGTCGAGCACAAGCGCGACGTGGTGATCCTGCTCGATTCGATCACCCGCCTGGCACGTGCCTACAATACCGTTGTGCCGTCGTCCGGCAAGGTGCTGACCGGCGGCGTGGACGCCAACGCCCTGCAGCGGCCCAAGCGTTTCTTCGGCGCTGCCCGTAACATCGAGGAAGGCGGTTCGCTGACCATCATCGCCACCGCGCTGATCGACACCGGCAGCCGCATGGACGAGGTGATCTTCGAGGAATTCAAGGGTACGGGTAACTCGGAAATCATTCTGGACCGCAAGGTTTCGGACAAGCGGGTGTTCCCGGCGATCGATATCCTGAAATCCGGCACCCGCAAGGAAGAGTTGCTGGTCGACAAGGGCACCTTGTCGAAGATGTGGGTGCTGCGCCGCATCCTCAACCCGATGGGTACGGTCGATGCCATCGAGTTCCTGCTGGGCAAGGTCAAGGACAGCAAGAACAACGCCGATTTCTTCGAGTCGATGAATACCTGA
- the hemE gene encoding uroporphyrinogen decarboxylase has protein sequence MNKPSTGKRLIDALAHRPVDRPPFWFMRQAGRYLPEYRKIRAQVGDFLELCYSPEAAAEVTLQPIRRYGMDAAILFADILLIPDALGQKLEYREGEGPVLEPIRTGAGVAALDPATIHERLSPVYETVSRVAGALPDGTALIGFAGSPWTVACYMVEGHGSKEFQETRLWALRDPQVFGALIDVLVEATTAYLGHQIEAGAHAVQLFDSWSGVLSEDQFARWCVAPTQAIVSQLKQRYPDVPVIGFPRGAGSKTADYVAATGIDGVGIDTSMPVGWAARTLQSTVAIQGNLDPLAVVTGGKAMEDQARHILGTLSNGPFIFNLGHGIVPQTPPEHVAALSELIRNWRNA, from the coding sequence GTGAACAAGCCTTCCACCGGCAAGCGTCTGATCGACGCGCTGGCCCATCGTCCCGTGGACCGGCCACCTTTCTGGTTCATGCGTCAGGCTGGCCGATATCTGCCGGAATACCGCAAAATCAGGGCACAGGTCGGCGACTTCCTGGAGCTGTGCTACAGCCCCGAAGCCGCTGCGGAAGTGACGTTGCAGCCGATCCGCCGGTACGGCATGGACGCAGCGATCCTGTTCGCCGATATCCTGCTGATCCCCGACGCGCTGGGCCAGAAACTGGAATATCGGGAGGGTGAAGGTCCTGTACTCGAGCCGATCCGGACCGGGGCCGGCGTGGCCGCGCTTGACCCCGCCACCATCCATGAGCGGCTATCACCGGTTTATGAAACCGTCAGCCGGGTAGCCGGCGCGCTGCCGGACGGCACCGCGCTGATCGGGTTTGCGGGATCGCCCTGGACGGTAGCCTGCTACATGGTCGAAGGACACGGCTCGAAGGAATTCCAGGAAACCAGGTTGTGGGCCCTGCGCGATCCGCAGGTGTTCGGCGCCCTGATCGATGTTCTGGTTGAGGCAACGACAGCCTATCTGGGCCATCAGATCGAGGCCGGCGCGCATGCGGTGCAATTGTTTGACAGCTGGTCGGGCGTGTTGTCCGAGGATCAGTTCGCCCGCTGGTGCGTGGCGCCGACACAGGCCATCGTCAGCCAGCTGAAGCAGCGCTATCCCGATGTGCCGGTGATCGGATTTCCGCGCGGCGCCGGGTCAAAAACGGCGGATTATGTCGCCGCTACCGGTATCGACGGTGTCGGAATCGATACCTCCATGCCGGTGGGATGGGCAGCCCGGACGTTGCAGAGCACAGTCGCAATCCAGGGCAACCTGGATCCTCTGGCTGTCGTGACTGGCGGCAAGGCGATGGAAGACCAGGCACGGCACATTCTCGGTACATTGTCGAACGGACCTTTCATCTTCAACCTGGGCCATGGCATCGTGCCCCAGACGCCACCCGAACATGTGGCGGCGCTATCCGAGCTGATCAGGAACTGGCGCAACGCCTGA
- the hemJ gene encoding protoporphyrinogen oxidase HemJ yields MPLFLAEIQPWLLALHIIAVIAWMAGMLYLPRLFVYHSGTMPGSEASEIFKVMERRLLKAIINPAMIVAFILGVLLLWASDWTFLKHGWMHGKLALVFLMFGVHGVMAGHVRRFREDQRARTARYYRVMNEIPTVLMIGIVLLVVVGSRT; encoded by the coding sequence ATGCCCCTGTTTCTGGCTGAAATTCAACCCTGGCTCCTGGCGCTGCACATCATTGCGGTGATCGCGTGGATGGCGGGCATGCTCTATCTGCCGCGGCTGTTCGTCTACCACTCGGGCACCATGCCGGGCTCGGAGGCATCCGAGATATTCAAGGTCATGGAACGCAGGCTGCTGAAGGCGATCATCAATCCGGCCATGATCGTGGCGTTCATCCTGGGCGTGCTGCTGCTTTGGGCCAGCGACTGGACCTTTCTGAAACACGGCTGGATGCATGGAAAACTTGCTCTCGTGTTCCTGATGTTTGGGGTGCATGGCGTGATGGCGGGCCATGTGCGGCGATTCCGCGAGGATCAGCGGGCCAGGACCGCCCGGTATTACCGGGTGATGAACGAAATTCCGACCGTGCTCATGATCGGGATTGTGCTACTGGTGGTAGTCGGCAGCCGGACGTGA
- the secB gene encoding protein-export chaperone SecB has protein sequence MNDKNEQAENQGGQVVLLTQYVKDLSFESPNTPAIFQTNEEQKPRIDVNVSVRVNQVGSEGFEVVMTVNVKATSGDMVAFLVELEYGTLWGIRGVPEEHLPPVLLVECPRLMFPFARRVLADAIRDGGFPPVLLEPVDFAALYRAQHLADAETGKPN, from the coding sequence ATGAACGACAAGAACGAGCAGGCGGAGAACCAGGGCGGCCAGGTCGTCCTGTTGACGCAATATGTGAAAGACCTGTCGTTCGAGAGCCCGAACACGCCAGCGATCTTCCAGACCAACGAGGAGCAGAAGCCCCGCATCGACGTCAACGTGTCGGTCCGCGTCAACCAGGTGGGTTCCGAGGGTTTCGAGGTTGTCATGACGGTCAACGTCAAGGCGACCAGCGGCGACATGGTCGCCTTCCTCGTCGAACTGGAATACGGCACGCTCTGGGGCATTCGCGGTGTCCCGGAAGAGCACCTGCCGCCGGTGCTGCTCGTGGAATGCCCGCGCCTGATGTTCCCGTTCGCCCGGCGCGTGCTGGCCGACGCCATCCGCGACGGCGGCTTTCCGCCGGTACTGTTGGAGCCCGTGGACTTCGCCGCGCTGTACCGCGCCCAGCACCTGGCCGATGCCGAAACCGGCAAGCCGAACTGA
- a CDS encoding pyruvate, water dikinase regulatory protein gives MQRFHLHLVSDATGETLSSVAKAALAQFEGFDAMEHMHAMLRSTKQMELALAAIQRTPGLVLYTLVDRELRTQLEEGCRALGMLSIAVLDPVMDAFGRFLGAEGSGRPGQQHEMNAEYFGRIEAMGFTMAHDDGLRTDDLHQADIILLGVSRTSKTPTGIYLANRGLKVANIPIVPGVSLPEELDGLKRPLIVALTVSPDRLVHIRRTRMRALSEPEDTAYADPEAVTEEITAARRLYLKRGWPIIDVTRRSIEETAAAIYSLYQRRQEELDRE, from the coding sequence ATGCAACGATTTCACCTCCATCTGGTATCCGACGCCACCGGCGAAACGCTGAGTTCCGTGGCCAAGGCTGCACTCGCGCAGTTCGAAGGCTTCGATGCCATGGAACACATGCACGCCATGCTCAGAAGCACCAAGCAGATGGAGCTGGCGCTTGCCGCGATCCAGCGCACGCCCGGCCTGGTGCTCTACACGCTGGTCGACCGCGAATTGCGCACCCAACTCGAGGAAGGCTGCCGCGCGCTGGGTATGCTGTCGATCGCCGTGCTCGATCCGGTGATGGACGCCTTCGGCCGGTTTCTCGGTGCCGAGGGTTCGGGCCGTCCCGGCCAGCAGCACGAGATGAACGCCGAATATTTCGGCCGCATCGAGGCCATGGGGTTCACCATGGCCCACGACGATGGTCTGCGAACCGACGACCTGCATCAGGCCGACATCATCCTGCTGGGCGTGTCCCGGACATCGAAGACGCCGACCGGCATCTATCTGGCCAATCGGGGCCTGAAGGTTGCGAATATTCCGATCGTGCCAGGCGTATCGCTGCCAGAGGAGCTGGACGGGCTGAAAAGGCCGCTGATCGTGGCGCTCACGGTCTCGCCCGATCGGCTGGTGCATATCCGCCGCACCCGGATGCGCGCCCTGTCCGAGCCCGAGGATACGGCCTATGCGGATCCTGAGGCGGTGACCGAGGAAATCACCGCGGCGCGCCGCCTGTATCTGAAACGGGGCTGGCCGATCATCGACGTCACCCGCCGCTCCATCGAGGAGACCGCCGCCGCGATCTACAGTCTCTATCAGCGCCGGCAGGAAGAGTTGGACAGGGAATGA
- the dnaQ gene encoding DNA polymerase III subunit epsilon: MREIVLDTETTGFDPLQGHRVVEIGCLELVNHMPTGRSFHVYLNPDRDMPAGAFQVHGLSEDFLADKPRFPEVADDFLAFIDDGALIAHNASFDMAFLNAELQRASRPLIPGERVIDTLALARRKFPGANNSLDALCRRFAVDNSGRTLHGALLDSELLAEVYLELIGGRQPGLVLSVQAAQISVAVQRNIRPPRPHAPTIEELAAHAAFIATIKGALWLQE, from the coding sequence ATGCGCGAAATCGTCCTCGATACGGAAACCACCGGCTTCGATCCGCTGCAGGGTCACCGTGTGGTCGAGATCGGCTGTCTCGAGCTGGTCAACCACATGCCCACCGGGCGCAGCTTCCACGTCTATCTCAATCCGGACCGGGACATGCCGGCGGGCGCCTTTCAGGTGCACGGATTGTCCGAGGACTTTCTTGCCGACAAGCCTCGCTTTCCCGAGGTTGCGGACGACTTCCTTGCCTTCATCGACGATGGCGCGCTGATCGCTCACAACGCCTCGTTCGACATGGCCTTTCTCAACGCCGAACTGCAGCGCGCCAGCCGGCCGCTCATTCCCGGCGAGCGGGTGATCGACACGCTGGCGCTGGCGCGCCGGAAATTTCCCGGCGCCAACAACAGCCTCGATGCGCTGTGCCGGCGCTTCGCCGTCGACAACAGTGGCCGCACCCTGCACGGCGCCTTGCTCGACTCGGAATTGCTGGCCGAGGTCTATCTGGAGCTGATCGGCGGCCGTCAGCCGGGCCTTGTGCTGTCGGTTCAGGCGGCGCAGATCAGTGTCGCCGTCCAGCGCAACATCCGTCCGCCGCGCCCGCATGCGCCGACGATTGAGGAACTGGCCGCACACGCGGCGTTCATCGCAACGATCAAGGGCGCGCTCTGGCTTCAGGAATAG
- a CDS encoding dienelactone hydrolase family protein: MSEINIQATDGSGTFMGYLAKPESGRGPAVVVIQEIFGVNSFVRETADWLASQGYIALAPDLFWRQEPGIQLTDKTEADWAKAFELFNGFNIDKGIEDIAATIDALRNMDGCTGKVGAVGYCLGGLLAYLTAARTSIDAAVGYYGVSINDRLSEASGIRKPLLLHVASEDGFVPKEAQAAMHAGLDANARVTLHDYPGRDHAFARTGGEHYDKADADLANKRTLDFFAANLD, encoded by the coding sequence ATGAGCGAGATCAATATCCAGGCCACGGATGGCAGCGGCACCTTCATGGGCTATCTCGCCAAACCTGAAAGCGGCCGGGGACCGGCCGTCGTCGTGATCCAGGAGATTTTCGGCGTGAACTCCTTCGTCCGCGAAACCGCCGACTGGCTCGCTTCCCAGGGTTACATCGCCCTGGCGCCCGACCTGTTCTGGCGGCAGGAACCGGGTATCCAACTCACCGACAAGACCGAGGCCGACTGGGCCAAGGCATTCGAGCTGTTCAACGGCTTCAACATCGACAAGGGCATCGAGGATATCGCCGCCACCATCGACGCACTGCGCAACATGGACGGATGCACCGGCAAGGTGGGCGCCGTCGGTTATTGCCTGGGCGGTCTGCTCGCCTATCTGACGGCGGCGCGAACCAGCATCGACGCGGCCGTCGGCTATTACGGTGTCTCGATCAACGACCGGCTTTCCGAGGCGTCCGGCATCAGGAAGCCGCTGCTGCTGCATGTGGCGTCCGAGGACGGCTTCGTGCCCAAGGAGGCGCAGGCCGCCATGCATGCGGGCCTCGACGCCAATGCCAGGGTCACCCTGCACGATTATCCGGGCCGTGATCACGCCTTCGCCCGGACCGGCGGTGAGCATTACGACAAGGCGGATGCCGACCTGGCCAACAAGCGCACACTCGACTTCTTCGCCGCCAATCTCGACTAG
- a CDS encoding shikimate dehydrogenase — protein sequence MGWPVAHSRSPLIHGYWLELYGIAGSYGLLPVRPEEAVAAIRALPGQGYAGCNCTVPHKHAALEAADVVDDLARRIGAANTLVVRDGAIHATNTDAEGFLANLTAGANSALRAQFTEDSRGAGHAGFLVQAPELRLEAGPAVVLGAGGAARAVLVALLDAGVPQIRLANRTRGRAEELAGVLGQGKVEVVAWDEREAALAGAALLVNTTSMGMQGQQPLELRLDDLPPDALVNDIVYVPLETDLLAAARARGNLVVDGLGMLLHQAAPGFEAWFGVRPEVTPALRNLIVSDLGGK from the coding sequence ATGGGATGGCCTGTCGCCCATTCCCGCTCGCCGCTTATTCACGGCTACTGGCTCGAGCTGTACGGCATTGCCGGCAGCTACGGCCTGTTGCCGGTGCGGCCGGAGGAGGCGGTCGCCGCCATCCGCGCTTTGCCGGGCCAGGGCTATGCGGGTTGCAATTGCACGGTGCCGCACAAGCACGCGGCGCTCGAAGCCGCCGATGTCGTGGATGACCTCGCCCGCCGCATCGGCGCGGCCAACACCCTGGTCGTCAGGGACGGCGCTATCCATGCCACCAATACGGATGCCGAAGGCTTTCTTGCCAATCTGACGGCCGGGGCCAACAGCGCGCTGCGTGCGCAATTCACCGAGGATTCGAGGGGCGCCGGACATGCCGGGTTCCTGGTCCAGGCGCCAGAGCTCCGCCTCGAGGCCGGACCCGCCGTGGTGCTGGGCGCAGGCGGGGCGGCACGGGCGGTGCTGGTGGCGCTGCTCGATGCGGGCGTGCCGCAGATTCGCCTCGCCAACCGGACCCGCGGCCGTGCCGAGGAACTTGCCGGGGTGCTGGGGCAGGGGAAGGTCGAGGTCGTCGCGTGGGATGAACGCGAGGCGGCGCTGGCCGGCGCGGCGCTACTGGTCAACACCACCAGCATGGGGATGCAGGGACAGCAGCCGCTGGAGCTGCGGCTCGATGACCTGCCTCCGGACGCGCTGGTCAACGACATCGTCTATGTGCCGCTGGAAACCGACCTGCTGGCCGCGGCGCGGGCGCGCGGCAACCTCGTGGTGGACGGTCTGGGCATGCTGCTGCATCAGGCCGCGCCCGGCTTCGAGGCCTGGTTCGGCGTCCGTCCGGAAGTGACACCCGCGCTTCGTAACCTGATTGTCAGCGACCTGGGGGGAAAATGA